The Thermosipho melanesiensis BI429 sequence TGAAGTTATTCTTTCTTGGAGTTCCCCCATATCTGTAGCCAAAGTAGGTTGATACCCAACAGCAGAAGGCATCCTACCTAAAAGAGCAGAAACTTCACTACCCGCCTGAACAAACCTAAAGATATTATCAATAAATAACAAAACATCTCTTCCTTCAACATCTCTAAAATATTCAGCCATCGTTAATGCAGACAATGCTACTCTAAATCTTGCACCTGGTGGCTCATTCATCTGTCCAAAAACTAGAACTGTATTATCCAAAACCTCCGCTTCTTGCATATCAAGGTATAACTCATTACCTTCTCTTGTTCTCTCTCCAACACCAGCAAACATTGAAAAACCATGGTGTTCAATGGCTATGTTTCTTATCAATTCCATAACTAAAACTGTCTTTCCAACACCAGCACCACCAAAAAATCCAATCTTTCCACCTTTTGGAAATGGCGCTAACAAATCAATAACCTTTATACCCGTCTCCAATATCTCCACAGATGTTGATTGTTCAGTAATAGATGGTGGTGTCCTATGTATTGGCCAATATTCAACGTCTTTTACATCTTCTTTTCCATCTATAGGTTCACCAATAACATTAAACATTCTACCCAGTGCACCTTTACCAACTGGAACCTTAATTGGTTCACCGGTATTTTCAACTTCAAGACCTCTCATTAATCCATCTGTTGTATCCAATGCAACTGTTCTTACTGCATTATCTCCTATAAGCTGTTCTACTTCCAAAATTAACTTTTTTCCAGTTTGAGGATTGATAACTTCTAAAGCATCGTATATATCTGGAAGCTCTCCTTCCTCAAATTGTACATCAACTACTGGACCAATTACCCTTAAAATTTTTCCTTTGGATCTTTTTGACACTTTATCACGCTCCTTTAAGATTATTCCTCTTGCAATGCCTGAGCGCCAGAAACTATTTCGATAAGCTCCTGGGTAATGGATGCCTGTCTTTCTTTATTAAACTCCAATGTCAATTCTCTTATTACCTCTTCAGCATTTTCCGTAGCATTTCTCATTGCATTTTGCCTTGCATATAACTCACTAACTTTTGTTTCATAAGCATAGGAATAAATACTTGCTGAAACTAAAAATTCCAACGCTTTATTAGTTATTTCTTCACTTGTTGGTTCAAATTCATATCTATAGGATTTTACCTTTTCAAATTCAACAGGAGTTAATCTTACAACTTCTGGTTTCTGAATTAACCTATTTTTAAATTTACCGTAGACAATATATACAGTAGCAATTCCATCATTCATCAAATCGTTTGTCAGTGTTTTGGCAAAATCAAATGTAGGAATATCATAAACTCTTTCGTAAATTCTTCTAGTTTTTTGATGCCTTCTAAAAAATGGTATAGTTTTATTACCTATTGCATATACATAATCAATCCCTTTCTTTTCAACAAAATTCAGAGAAAGTCTACCAATTTCCGTAGGGAACGCCCCACAAAGCCCCATATCTGTGGATATGACAATTAATCCTTTTTTCCCTTCTCCCGTTAAAAAAGGATGTTCACCAACAAGTTCTAAATTTTCAATCATTCTAATAGTTTCATTTAAAAATTCCCTAACACCATGCAAATTTTTTTCCACTTTTTTTACTCTAGCAGTGGCCACCATTTCCATGGCTTTGGTAATTTTCTTCAATGATTCAGTTGATTGAACCCTCTTCTTAATAGAGAGTAATTTACCCCTACTCATTTAAATCACTTCCCGTACATTTTCACAAATTCACTTTTGTAATCTTCTATGGCATTTCTTAATTCATTTTCCAATTCCTCGTTTAAATCTTTTGTTTCTCTTATTTGTTTAAGTAATTCAGATTTATTTTCTTTCAAATATTGTAAAAACCTTTTCTCAAAATCTCTAACCTTTTCGACATCTAAATCATCCAAATAACCGTTAATACCCGCATATAATACGGCAACTTGCTCTTCTACCTCAAGTGGTGAATATTGTTCTTGTTTCATTAATTCCATTAGCCTTTGTCCACGAGTTATCTGGGCTTGAGTTGCAGGATCAAGTTCCGTTGCAAATTGGGCAAATGTTTCCAGTTCCTGGTATTGAGCTAAATCAAGTTTCAAAGAACCTGCGACCTTTTTCATAGCTTTTACCTGCGCTGCACCACCAACACGAGAAACGGAAAGCCCTATATTTACAGCTGGCCTTTGCCCCGCATAAAATAGCGAAGGTTCAAGATAGATTTGTCCATCGGTAATTGAAATTACGTTCGTTGGAATATAAGCTGAGATATCATTTGCTTGTGTTTCAATTATTGGAAGTGCAGTTAAAGATCCACCGCCATACTTATCATCAAGTCTAGCAGCCCTTTCCAATAATCTTGAATGTAAATAAAATACATCACCAGGATATGCTTCACGGCCAGGTGGCCTTCTTAAAAGTAACGAAAGCTGCCTATATGCAACCGCGTGCTTTGACAAATCATCGTAAATTACTAAAGCATCTTTCCCTTTATACATAAAGTACTCACCCATTGCACAACCGGCATACGGTGCGATATATTGAAGTGACGCATTATCTGCTGCACTTGCAACGACAACCGTTGTATATTCCATCGCACCATGTTGTTTTAACTTATCAACTAACCTTGCCACAGCAGATGCCTTTTGGCCAATTGCAACATAAATACAATAAACCCCTTTACCCTTTTGATTTATAATGGTATCTATTGCTATGGCAGTTTTTCCAGTTTGCCTATCACCTATTATTAATTCTCTTTGACCTCTTCCAATAGGTATAAGGGCATCTATTAACTTAATACCTGTTTGTAAAGGAGTATCAACTGGTTTCCTATAAATAACCCCTGGGGCTTTTACTTCAACATCTCTGTATTCCTTTGCATCTATCGGTCCTAAGCCATCTAAAGGTTCCCCTAATGGATTAACTACTCTTCCAAGAAGCGCTTCACCAACGGGAACCTGCATAATTCTATTTAATCTTTTTACGGTATACCCTTCTTTAATATCTTTATAATCCCCAAGAATGATTATACCCACATTATCTTCTTCCAAATTAAAAGCCATACCAATAGTTCCTGTTTCAACAAACTCCACCATCTCATTTGCCATAACATTGTTCAATCCATATGCACGGGCAATTCCATCACCAACTTGTATAACCTTTCCAACATCGTTTAAATTTATTTCTTCCTTAAAACCCTCTATTTTTGATTCCAATACTTTTACAATTTCACCGGGATTTATTCTCAAAATTTCACCCCTTTCTCAAGGAAAAAACTTCCCTGGCAATCTTATTAAGCCTACCACTTACTGAAACATCTATCATTTTACCAGAAAATTCTATAACAGCACCTGCAATCAATGATTCGTCTATCTTCTCTTCGATTACCGGTACCCTATTTACACACTTTTTAACAAATTCCGAAATAGCTCTTAATTCCTCAGATGAAAGTTTTTCCGCTGTTGTTACATTAACAAGTATCTTATTTTCAACATCAATTGATGCGTATCTATAATAAGCTGCTATCTGAGGAATAAACTTTTGTCGCTTATTTTCAAAAACCAAGGAAACAAAATTAACAAACACTTTATCTATACTCGTTCCAAAGCTCTCCTTTATGGTCTCAACTTTTTTCCAAACTTTAACAGCGGGATTATCAAAAAAATCCTTAAATTGCACATAAACATCACACAATGCTTTTAACAATTCACCATAATCTTCTATCTTATTCACTTTTTTTCCTACCATCAATAACGCATTAACATATTTTGAGGAAATAGTCGAGTACCTCATTTTTCATGCTCCTTTAAAATTTTCATAAGATATTCTCTTTTGGCTTTTTCGTCCAATGTTCCCTTTAATATTTTCATAGCGAGAACAACAGCAATTTCACCAACCCTTTGTTCTACTTCTTTTATCATTGCTTCTCTTTCGTTTTTAATTTCTTCCTTAGCCGAAACAAGTATTTTCTCTGCTTCTGCCTCTGCCTTTTTCTTTGCATTATTTACTATTTCCTCTGCCTCTTCCTTTGCCTTCTTTATTATGGAATCTGCGCTTTCTCTGATTTTAATTAACTCACCTTTTGCCTCTTTCTTTAATTCTTCAGCTTCTTTTCTAAGTTGTTCTGCCTTCTTTATTTCACCTTCTATTTTTTCTTTCCTTGCATCCATAACTTCAAAATATTTGTCATATAAAAACTTCTTTAAAATATACAAAAGCAAGAAAAAACTCATCAGTTGAATAACTGATGTTATATTAATTTCAAACATATCCATAATATCGCCTCACATTATAAAGTAAGAAGAATTAAGAACGCAATTAAAAGAGAATAAATACCTGTAGATTCTGCGACTGCGTCTGCAATTAACATACGTGTTGTAATTGTCCCAACCATTTCTGGTTGTCTTGCCATAGCATCCATCGCGTGAGCACCTATGTTACCTTCACCTATACCAGGACCAATAGCACCAATCCCCATTGCAAGACCAGCACCAATTGCCTTACCCATTATAATTAATGCATCTGCCAAGCTTTTTTCCATAAATACCAACCTCCTTATGATATTTTTTCTGAAATATATGCTACTGCAAGCATTGAAAACACCAAAGCTTGTACCAATCCAACAAATATTCCAAAATATGCCCAATAAAATACCGGCATAAATAGATATTTAACTAAATATGTTAGTATAAATGTTAATATAGCTCCTCCACCAATATTACCAAACAACCTTAAAGAGTGAGAAATTGGTTTTGCAAGTTCGCCAATAATATTCATAGGAAGCATAATTGGCATAGGCTCAATCCACGACTTTAACCATCCCCCCAAACCTTTTGCCTTAATCGCAAAAACATGACTAATTACAAAAACCATTAATGCATATGTTAGATTGGTATTCAAATCAGCTGTCGGGGAAAACCACGTATCTTGAAAAAGCGTAAACTTTACATTTCCATCCACCACATTTACATTTATACCTGGTATTGCCCCACCAATTATATTTGAAATAGAAATGTAAAGAAAAAGCGTTGTGGCTATTGCAAAGGTAGGCTTAACAAATCTTGGATCATCAATAACACTATTTACAACATCATACATAAAATCCATTATTGATTCTGCAAATGATTGTTTCCTGTCTGGAATAATTTTAAAGTTTTTTCCCACACGAATTGCAAAAATAATTAACCCAATTATTATTGCCCAACTCATAATTATTGTAAGGGGATTTAACCTCGTATACCAAGCTTTTTCATCTGAAAGTTGTATTATCCACCTGTTTGCAAGTCCTTTAGTTACCTCAGTAGTGTCCTTTGGAACAAAATAAATTGCATTAATTATTCCCAAAACTGTGTAAATCACAAGAAAAACGATCAAAAACGTACTAATTTTTTTCTTCACTATTTTCACCTCCAAACAGAAAACCAACCACGTATGCTCCTATTTTTACATTAATTAATCCAAAAAATACCCCAATAACAGCTAAAGTTTTTTCTGAAAATAACCATCCAGCCAATAAAAATATACTCGCAGAAAATAAATACCTTATGTAATATCCCTTTTTACTATGTTTTCCTTTTAAATTCAGACAAATTATATCGTGATATAACGAAATTATGTAGAGTAATGCTCCAACTGTTCCGATAATGTAACCAAAGATAAAACTTTTTTTCCAATTTGTTAATATTCCACCAATGATTACTCCCAAAATTCCTAAAATAATTATAACACTAACGTATTTTCTAATCACGTTTTTCATGTTTTTCTACCTTTTCTACTTCTTTTAACATTTGCCTAATGGCATTATACAACCCTGATACAGCTCCAAAAAAAAGAAAAATAACAACAAATAATTTTTCTGTATTAAATAATTCATCCAAAAATTTTCCTATAAAATATGATATTATTATATTTCCTAAAATTGTTGCACCAAAAACCGTAACTAAATTTAACTTACTTATTTCCCTAACAAAATTATCTTTCTTTCTCATACCACAAAAATATCTCGTGGAAGACTAGACAAAACTTCACAACCACTATTAGTCAATATAATATCATCTTCTATCCTTATACCAAACTTCTTAGGCAAATAAATACCAGGTTCAACTGTAACTACGGCATTTTCAGGCAATTTTTCCTTATTTGAAAAACTCAATCTTGGTTCCTCATGAACTTCAAGTCCTATTCCATGTCCAAGAGAATGTCCAAAAAACTCTCCATATCCATTTTGTGAGATATAGTCCCTTGATGCCTTATCAATCTCTGCCCCCGTTAATCCCGCTCTTGCTATATTTATCGCTTCTTGCTGTGCTTTTAAAACAACTTCATGTACACGCTTTACTTCATCATTAGGCTCACCTATACAAAACACCCTTGTCAAATCGCTTGCATAACCGTTATAATACGCTCCCCAGTCTACAACTACAGGTTCGCCTATTTCTATTTCTTTTTCTGTTGCAATTCCATGTGGAAGAGCCCCTCTCCAACCGGAAGCAACTATTGTATCAAATGAAAATTTATCGCCACCCAACAATTTTATTTGATACTCTAAATACGCCGCTATTTCTTTTTCGGTAATTTTTGGTCTAATTATTTCTAATGTTTTTTTAAATGCTTCTTCTGCAATATAAATAGCTTTTCTAATTTGTTCAACTTCTTTTTCACTCTTAACCGCTCTCAATTTCAATAGATCAGCTGATACATCTACAAATTCCACATCCAAGTTTTCAGTTAAATACTCTAAATGATTTGCCAACGTTCTCTCCTTTTCTATACCCACCCTTTTTACTTCCATTTTTTTCAAAAAATCAACTATTATGTCCAAAAACTTTTTATCAGCTTTATATTTAACAAGTTCAAAATCCGATTCCATCTTCACCTGTTCCCAATAACGGGAATCGGTAATTATAATTCTTCTATCTTTGGAATAAATTGTACCAGAAAAACTTCCTGTAAAGCCTGAAATAAATCTCGTACTTGGTTTGTTAGAACTTTCAATGTTAAGAACAACAAGTACATCTAAACCTTTCGAAGCTAACAAATTATCTAAATTCATCAAACTCCTCCTTTCATATTCTTGGTGTGCCTGGCGGGATTTGAACCCGCAACCTCTGGATCCGGAGTCCAGGGCTCTATCCAATTGAGCTACAGGCACTAAACCACTATAATTCTACCATTATTTTTTAAAAATTTTTCTACACTTTCTTTAAAACTTTTCCTTGTAACAGCAATTGAAAAGCGTTCATGCACCGTATCTTCATTTCTATAAATAAAATTTCTTTCTTTCATGTGTAAATAAGCAATTGAAAAGTTCTTAGATAAAGCAATACCTTTTTTACCTTTCACTGGTGGAACCTCAAAATAAAAAATATCATCATAATCTAAATCTGTTTCCAAATAATCTTCCAAATAAAACTCTTGAGCAATTGATGGATTTTCAATATAGTCTATGAAAATCTGTCGTGCACTAAATGCATCGTCATCATTCGCTTGGAATACCTCTGCCATTTTAGTTGTTAGCCTTTCATCAATTAAAAAAACGTTTAATCCCATTTTTTTTAATTTAAACGCAAATTTTAATACCTTATAGCTTTGTGTAGAATAATTTCCACTCATTGAAAGCGGAAGCCCTAGCACAATTTTCTTGAATTGAAAAAGTAAATTCTTCAATTCAGAAGTTTTTATAGTCCCACTCTTTGCAATAAATTCATTTCCAATTGCATACCCCGTTTTCTTTTCACCATAATCCAATGCTAAAATCATAAAACCTCCTATACCTCAAGATAAATATCGTACATATCACGTTCTTCTATCATTTTGTAAATATCTTTAATAGAAGAACTTAGAAGTAACATGGTATATTTTTCAAAGTATGAAAGTTCTAATTCTCTTTCCAAAAGTCTTAAAATTTTTCTACCATTTTTTTGGTCTAATATTGCATGTTTCAACACTTTCGGTGAAATATCTAAACTTTTTGAAAAATCGATAAATTTTTCATTGTTATCAATCTTTAAATCGTAAAACTTTGAAATTGCATTTTCAACTACTCTTTTGTCTGGAAATATCTTTAAAAGATGCTCTTTTCTTTTCTTTGCATCATCCTGATTGTAAAACAACTGCAAAATCACGTAAGAATCTCCAGACACTGCATCAATCAACTCCTTTATGCTTAACGGAAAATCAAATAACCTTACTTCTGCTCCATTTTCCAACATAGATGGAAGCCCATCAGAATTTGTTGAAGATACTATCTTTTTTATCCTACCTTTTTTTATCAAAGTACTAATTGCTTTCTTTTGAAATGGCTTCAATATTGGGCTATAGAAAACCAAATCCTTAAATTCATATCTTCGGGAAACAAGCTTTTCGTAAAACCTAGTAACATACAAATAATTAGAGAAAAGAAAAGCAATAGATTCAACATCGTGTTCAACGGTTTTTTTCGAATTTCTTCTATCTTCAAGGCCAAAATTGATCCTTTTCTCATCAAAATACACGGGAATATTACTTTCAAATTTGTAAAGACTTGTTATTATAAAATCCTTACCTCTAACTTTACGCATTAATCTTTCATAAATTTCATAGGACAACGAAGCCAAAATTTGTGTCTCATTTAATACTACAAAATCAAAATCATCTAACTTTACAATATCTTCTATAACCAAAATTGGGTTTGTAATAACATGCTTTAAATAATCTCTATTTAATGAATTAACAAAAGAAACATCCTTTGGAGAATGTCTTGATAAACTTTCATAAACATGCAATGCTTCAATATTGGTCGGATTCACAACCAAAGTTTTTCCCTTTTGCATTAATTTCAATAAAAATACATTTCTAGTTAACAAATCAGTTTGTAAAACAAATGGTTTTTCCTTTGAAAAATACTTTTCAACTTTTTCATACCTTTGATTTAACTCATCATCCTCAAAAAAATGGTCAAAATCATCCTTTTTTTGGTTTTTCCAATTGCTTGCAAAAGAATATATAAAATATTTATCCTTATAGTCTTCTTCATAACTTGACGAAATTTTAAAATCCAAAATATTTAAAAATGGTCCAACCCCATTTTGCCTAATATTTGCAACTATATCCAAAGAAGTTAAAACCGCATGAATTGCGGGAATATCGTAATAATTTTTCCTTAATCCAAAACCTATACCTTCAATTACATTCTTATTTTTCCCCTTTAAAACCATTCTCACGTTGGAAACTACATTTCCAAAAAACCTTATTCTGTCAACTAAACTGTTTTTAATCAAAAACACCGGTTCTGGATTACCATGTCCAAAAGGTTCTAAATAACTTAAAGAATTTATCACCTCATCATTTACCTCATCTATATCTAAAACCGTATCGATTTCTATTTTTGAATCTACCTCAAAATGACTATCCACAAATTCTTTTGAAATAACATCAATAAGCTCATCTATTTTTTCTTCTCTTATGCTAAAACCAACTGCCATTGGATGGCCACCTATTTCTTCAAAATATCTTGAAAACGAAGAAAGTACGTCAAAAATATTTACTCCATCCACACTTCTTCCAGAACCTCTTCCCATACCATCTTCCAAAGAAATCACCAACGACGGTTTATTATATTTCTGAACCAATTTTGTAGCAACTATTCCCAAAACACCAGCATGCCACTTTTCACCAGAAACTATTAATATAGGAAGATCCTTTATCTTAGATTTTTCTATCTTATAAACAGCTTCGTTAAAGATTTTATTCTCTATCTCTTGCCTTGTAAAATTATATCCCATTAGAATTTCTGCAAGCTGCTCTGCAGAAGATAAATTATTCGTGGTAATCAATTTATACGCATCTTCCGCAGAATACAACCTTCCAGCTGCGTTTAATTTTGGGGCCAATCTATAGCCTATATCTTGACTTGTAATATTCTTTATATTAAGTTTTTTCATAAGTTGAACAAGCCCAACCCGTTGGGTTTGATTTAACTTTTTTAACCCTTCCTTTACAATATATCTATTTTCATCTACCAAATCCACCATATCCGCAATTGTTCCAAGTGCAACAATATCCAATAGTTCATTTACTTCATCATCCGGTAAACCAAGTTCCAAAGCTAAAGCAGATATCAACTTATAAGCAACGCCAACACCAGCAAAATCCTTAAAAGGATATGTCTCATCTTCCCGCTTTGGATCAACAACTGCATGTGCATTCGGAATACCGCTCTTTATAGTATGATGATCTGTTATTACAACATACATTCCAAGTTCTCTTGCATGCTTTACCGCATCAAAACTTGTTATTCCACAATCCACACTTAACAATAATCTATACCCTTTTTTAAAATATTCATCTACAATTTCTGGCTGGATTCCATAACCTACATCCAACCTATTTGGAATAAAATACTTGACTTTCCATCCATGTTTGGAAAGAAATGTTACAAGTGTTGCAACACCTGTTATACCATCAACATCGTAATCCCCATACACCAAAATGGGATATTTTTTATTCCGAGCTAAAAGCAGATATTTAACAGCTCTATCCATATCTTTAAGCAAAAACGGAGAACGTAAATCATTCTTTGAAGGATTTATAAACCTATACGCAGATTCAGGTGTTACATAGCCTCTTGAAACCAGAAGTTGAGCTGTAAGCAGAGGAATATCTAACTCCTCTGCAAGCTTCTCAGAAGACTCCTTATCAATTTTTTTCAATTCCCATTTCACTATTCTACTCCTTTCTATTTTATTTTTTTCCTTTTATAAATATTTTACCACATTAGGAATGTTTTTAAAATATAGTGTATAATATAGATACAGAAAGTGTTCCAAGTTCCACCAGCACCAAATTTTAAGCATTAAGAAACGACAAAAACTAAGGAGGTGGAATTATGAGGAACACCTTTAATTATTGGCTTGTTCTTCTTGGAGACTTTGATTACCACATCTTACCAATCCTTTTTGTTCCTTCTCAATCTCATGTTGATGCTTTATTAGAAACCATTTATGAAAACAACTTGATCAATTTCCAAGTCAAAAAAGTAATGTTTTCAGACAATTTCGAATCAATTAAGGAAGTTACCATGAAATACGTAAACTAAGGAGTGATTATTTTGGTTATAAACGGTATTGCATACAAAGCACTTGTAAGGTTTTCAGTTATTGATAGCACGGATTTAGTTAAAACTGCCACTAAAAAACATAATCTTTCACCAATTACATCTGTAGCTTTGGGAAGATTATTAACAGGTATAGCTCTAATGGTTCCCTGGCTTTCTAAAAATGATACACTAACCTACATTATCGAAGGTTCAAACAAGATAAAATATATAGCAGCTCAATCAAAAAACAATGGAAACGTTAGAGGATACATCTTACCAAAAATTGTAGACACCATAACAAACGAAAAGGGAAAATTTGACCTA is a genomic window containing:
- the atpD gene encoding F0F1 ATP synthase subunit beta, which gives rise to MSKRSKGKILRVIGPVVDVQFEEGELPDIYDALEVINPQTGKKLILEVEQLIGDNAVRTVALDTTDGLMRGLEVENTGEPIKVPVGKGALGRMFNVIGEPIDGKEDVKDVEYWPIHRTPPSITEQSTSVEILETGIKVIDLLAPFPKGGKIGFFGGAGVGKTVLVMELIRNIAIEHHGFSMFAGVGERTREGNELYLDMQEAEVLDNTVLVFGQMNEPPGARFRVALSALTMAEYFRDVEGRDVLLFIDNIFRFVQAGSEVSALLGRMPSAVGYQPTLATDMGELQERITSTKKGSITSVQAIYVPADDITDPAPATTFTHLDATVVLSRRRAALGLYPAVDPLDSTSKMLDPNVVGQEHYEVARGVQEVLQRYKDLQDIIAILGMEELSEEDKLIVQRARKIERFLSQPVHVAEKFSNIPGKYVPISETIRGFKEILEGKYDDLPEMAFYMVGTIDEAVEKAKKLQKA
- the atpG gene encoding ATP synthase F1 subunit gamma is translated as MSRGKLLSIKKRVQSTESLKKITKAMEMVATARVKKVEKNLHGVREFLNETIRMIENLELVGEHPFLTGEGKKGLIVISTDMGLCGAFPTEIGRLSLNFVEKKGIDYVYAIGNKTIPFFRRHQKTRRIYERVYDIPTFDFAKTLTNDLMNDGIATVYIVYGKFKNRLIQKPEVVRLTPVEFEKVKSYRYEFEPTSEEITNKALEFLVSASIYSYAYETKVSELYARQNAMRNATENAEEVIRELTLEFNKERQASITQELIEIVSGAQALQEE
- the atpA gene encoding F0F1 ATP synthase subunit alpha, with the translated sequence MRINPGEIVKVLESKIEGFKEEINLNDVGKVIQVGDGIARAYGLNNVMANEMVEFVETGTIGMAFNLEEDNVGIIILGDYKDIKEGYTVKRLNRIMQVPVGEALLGRVVNPLGEPLDGLGPIDAKEYRDVEVKAPGVIYRKPVDTPLQTGIKLIDALIPIGRGQRELIIGDRQTGKTAIAIDTIINQKGKGVYCIYVAIGQKASAVARLVDKLKQHGAMEYTTVVVASAADNASLQYIAPYAGCAMGEYFMYKGKDALVIYDDLSKHAVAYRQLSLLLRRPPGREAYPGDVFYLHSRLLERAARLDDKYGGGSLTALPIIETQANDISAYIPTNVISITDGQIYLEPSLFYAGQRPAVNIGLSVSRVGGAAQVKAMKKVAGSLKLDLAQYQELETFAQFATELDPATQAQITRGQRLMELMKQEQYSPLEVEEQVAVLYAGINGYLDDLDVEKVRDFEKRFLQYLKENKSELLKQIRETKDLNEELENELRNAIEDYKSEFVKMYGK
- a CDS encoding F0F1 ATP synthase subunit delta produces the protein MRYSTISSKYVNALLMVGKKVNKIEDYGELLKALCDVYVQFKDFFDNPAVKVWKKVETIKESFGTSIDKVFVNFVSLVFENKRQKFIPQIAAYYRYASIDVENKILVNVTTAEKLSSEELRAISEFVKKCVNRVPVIEEKIDESLIAGAVIEFSGKMIDVSVSGRLNKIAREVFSLRKG
- the atpF gene encoding F0F1 ATP synthase subunit B; amino-acid sequence: MDMFEINITSVIQLMSFFLLLYILKKFLYDKYFEVMDARKEKIEGEIKKAEQLRKEAEELKKEAKGELIKIRESADSIIKKAKEEAEEIVNNAKKKAEAEAEKILVSAKEEIKNEREAMIKEVEQRVGEIAVVLAMKILKGTLDEKAKREYLMKILKEHEK
- a CDS encoding F0F1 ATP synthase subunit C — encoded protein: MEKSLADALIIMGKAIGAGLAMGIGAIGPGIGEGNIGAHAMDAMARQPEMVGTITTRMLIADAVAESTGIYSLLIAFLILLTL
- the atpB gene encoding F0F1 ATP synthase subunit A, which translates into the protein MKKKISTFLIVFLVIYTVLGIINAIYFVPKDTTEVTKGLANRWIIQLSDEKAWYTRLNPLTIIMSWAIIIGLIIFAIRVGKNFKIIPDRKQSFAESIMDFMYDVVNSVIDDPRFVKPTFAIATTLFLYISISNIIGGAIPGINVNVVDGNVKFTLFQDTWFSPTADLNTNLTYALMVFVISHVFAIKAKGLGGWLKSWIEPMPIMLPMNIIGELAKPISHSLRLFGNIGGGAILTFILTYLVKYLFMPVFYWAYFGIFVGLVQALVFSMLAVAYISEKIS
- a CDS encoding ATP synthase subunit I; translated protein: MKNVIRKYVSVIIILGILGVIIGGILTNWKKSFIFGYIIGTVGALLYIISLYHDIICLNLKGKHSKKGYYIRYLFSASIFLLAGWLFSEKTLAVIGVFFGLINVKIGAYVVGFLFGGENSEEKN
- a CDS encoding AtpZ/AtpI family protein — translated: MRKKDNFVREISKLNLVTVFGATILGNIIISYFIGKFLDELFNTEKLFVVIFLFFGAVSGLYNAIRQMLKEVEKVEKHEKRD
- a CDS encoding M24 family metallopeptidase, yielding MNLDNLLASKGLDVLVVLNIESSNKPSTRFISGFTGSFSGTIYSKDRRIIITDSRYWEQVKMESDFELVKYKADKKFLDIIVDFLKKMEVKRVGIEKERTLANHLEYLTENLDVEFVDVSADLLKLRAVKSEKEVEQIRKAIYIAEEAFKKTLEIIRPKITEKEIAAYLEYQIKLLGGDKFSFDTIVASGWRGALPHGIATEKEIEIGEPVVVDWGAYYNGYASDLTRVFCIGEPNDEVKRVHEVVLKAQQEAINIARAGLTGAEIDKASRDYISQNGYGEFFGHSLGHGIGLEVHEEPRLSFSNKEKLPENAVVTVEPGIYLPKKFGIRIEDDIILTNSGCEVLSSLPRDIFVV
- a CDS encoding RuvX/YqgF family protein; protein product: MILALDYGEKKTGYAIGNEFIAKSGTIKTSELKNLLFQFKKIVLGLPLSMSGNYSTQSYKVLKFAFKLKKMGLNVFLIDERLTTKMAEVFQANDDDAFSARQIFIDYIENPSIAQEFYLEDYLETDLDYDDIFYFEVPPVKGKKGIALSKNFSIAYLHMKERNFIYRNEDTVHERFSIAVTRKSFKESVEKFLKNNGRIIVV
- the recJ gene encoding single-stranded-DNA-specific exonuclease RecJ; the encoded protein is MKWELKKIDKESSEKLAEELDIPLLTAQLLVSRGYVTPESAYRFINPSKNDLRSPFLLKDMDRAVKYLLLARNKKYPILVYGDYDVDGITGVATLVTFLSKHGWKVKYFIPNRLDVGYGIQPEIVDEYFKKGYRLLLSVDCGITSFDAVKHARELGMYVVITDHHTIKSGIPNAHAVVDPKREDETYPFKDFAGVGVAYKLISALALELGLPDDEVNELLDIVALGTIADMVDLVDENRYIVKEGLKKLNQTQRVGLVQLMKKLNIKNITSQDIGYRLAPKLNAAGRLYSAEDAYKLITTNNLSSAEQLAEILMGYNFTRQEIENKIFNEAVYKIEKSKIKDLPILIVSGEKWHAGVLGIVATKLVQKYNKPSLVISLEDGMGRGSGRSVDGVNIFDVLSSFSRYFEEIGGHPMAVGFSIREEKIDELIDVISKEFVDSHFEVDSKIEIDTVLDIDEVNDEVINSLSYLEPFGHGNPEPVFLIKNSLVDRIRFFGNVVSNVRMVLKGKNKNVIEGIGFGLRKNYYDIPAIHAVLTSLDIVANIRQNGVGPFLNILDFKISSSYEEDYKDKYFIYSFASNWKNQKKDDFDHFFEDDELNQRYEKVEKYFSKEKPFVLQTDLLTRNVFLLKLMQKGKTLVVNPTNIEALHVYESLSRHSPKDVSFVNSLNRDYLKHVITNPILVIEDIVKLDDFDFVVLNETQILASLSYEIYERLMRKVRGKDFIITSLYKFESNIPVYFDEKRINFGLEDRRNSKKTVEHDVESIAFLFSNYLYVTRFYEKLVSRRYEFKDLVFYSPILKPFQKKAISTLIKKGRIKKIVSSTNSDGLPSMLENGAEVRLFDFPLSIKELIDAVSGDSYVILQLFYNQDDAKKRKEHLLKIFPDKRVVENAISKFYDLKIDNNEKFIDFSKSLDISPKVLKHAILDQKNGRKILRLLERELELSYFEKYTMLLLSSSIKDIYKMIEERDMYDIYLEV